A region of the Deinococcus psychrotolerans genome:
CGAAAGCATTTCGCGGTACTTGCCATTGCGGTGAAATCCGGCGAGGCGCAGCAGCTCAGAAACGGCCAGCACCATCTCGCCGTCTTCTGGCAGGCCAATACTCATGTAATGGTCGATCAGGGCGCTGCTGACGTCATTGTCGATGCCGTGCGGGATGCCCTGTTCCGGCAAAGCCCGGCAAGCCACTTTGACCACTCGGTCGCCCTGCTGGTAAGTCACGCGCCAGGAATGCTGGCCCGACACCTGATCTTGTGCCGAAACCAAGTTGAGACGGCCCCAATTCAAATCGTCGAAACGTGCCCCGGCGTATTCGGTCATAAATCTCCTTTGTTGGTGAACAAGATACCTGACTCCTGAAAGATCTTTTGTATAAAGATATTGGTGAAAAACACCACCAAAGCCAGAAAAAAAGTAACGTCCCAGACGGCGTAAACGCAGCTTTCTCCACAGGTATGTCTCAGTAAATGCTACGAGTGTGTCTCAGTGAAAGGGGCCAAAACACCCCCACTCTGTCTCAGGGAGGTCAGAGAAACGCCACGAGTGTGTCTCAGCAAATTCCACCAGTATGTCTCAGGGAGAGGTGAGACATACTGGTGGAATTTGCTCAAAACGCTACAGGTATGTCTCAGGGAGGGGGGGCTAAACGCCACGAGTGTGTCTCAGGCAAATCCGCGTTATCCCACGAGTGTGTCTCAGTGAAATAGGTCAAACGCCATAGGTGTGTCTCAGGCCATTACGAGGGCCTAGCGGAGCGGTTCGCCAATAGTTGTCTGTCGGCCCAAGGTCACCTGATCCAAGTCGTCACCGACATATCAGCTTTTTGACATTCGGGCAAATAAGAATCTATTCGGAAAATATGTGGACTAAGGAGATAACGAAGACACAGCCTCACCAAGCGCAGATTGATGAGCAAGAAACCATCTGGGAAGTGTCAGATGCCCTCTAGACACGCCTTGAGCCGCTCCTGATCATCGATAAACCGCGCAAGAAGTCTGGGCGTCCCTCACGGGACGCTCGTTCTATTTTCAACAGTTTAATCTGGTTGGCCCGCACCGGCAGTCAATGGAGTCAACTCCCACGGCGCTACTCTCCAGTCTCTACGGCTCACGAGCGCTTTAGCGCTTGGGTGGAAGGTGGCTGTCTCAGACGGGTGTGGGCGGTGATCCTCGAGGAATATGGCGAGGAACTCGGGATCGATTGGGATGGCAAGCCGCACACGGGAGGATTGTTAATAGCGCCGTTGGGAAAAGGGGCCTCCGGTGCCGAGGGAGCCACGGGGAGCAATCCAATTGACTATGGCAAAGCTGGTTGTAAACCTACCCTCTTGATGGATGCCAAAGGTATTCCGTTAGCGGTCATGCTGTGTAGGGCCAATCGCCATGACAGTTAGAAGCTCAAGGACGTGCTGGAGTCCGTTATCATCGCTGTTCCTCAGCTTTTGGCTGAGGAACAGCGTCGTCTGCTTATTGGTCGTGGATATGACACGCCAACGTGCTGCGATGCTGGCTTCATATTGCATATTCAGAAAAAAGCGTCAAAGGAAACACCGCTTCCTGTGCCAACAGACCCAGACCGCCATCCGCCTAGACATTAGGTCGTGGAAGTTGGGCATGCTCAGTTCAGACGGCTTCAGACGCGCTGGGAAAAGCATCAAACGCTGTATCTGGGATTCGTCGAATTGGCCGCCTGCCTCATCATCTGGCGAAAACTGGTCCCGCTCATCACCTGAATATACTTTCCGAACAGACTCTAAGTACAGCAAGATTGCCGTTTCGGAATTCCGCGTCTTGGGTAGAACGGCACCTCTTCGGCTTGCCTACTCCGCTTGGTTTCCTTAAAGATAACTATTGGCGTACCTAGAAGCTGCCAAGATCACTATACAAAAAACGGACGGAGCTTGTTGGAGAACAGAATGCAAGCGGCCAAGAAGTAGAACCCGATCAGCGTCCAGAGCCGTCCGCTCTCCGGTATAACCCTGATCCGCGTACGCCACTTCGACCTTCACACCCGTGGCTTCCTATACCTCCAAGCACAGGTCTTTGACCTGTGCCCGATCCTGCTCATTGGCGGGTGTGGTCAGCACAGCGAGGAGATGCCCCAGCGTATCCACCGCCAAATGAATCTTGGTGCCTTTGCGCTTCTTTGCGCCGTCGAATCCGGCACGGTGTCCGCTCTCTGGAGGGTGCGGCTGTCGATAATGATCGCTGTCGGCTCGCCATTCCTGGTCTGTTCTACACGACAGAGCAAGCGCAAGTCGTGTGCGGCATTCTCGAAGCAGCCCGCTTGGAACCATCGGTGCACCTGTTGGCGCACCGTCTCAGCTGGAGGAAGGTCGTGGGGGAGATAAGCACTGCGCCCCTGTTCGGGCGACCCAGAGCAGGGGATTGAGGACGTCTCTGATGGCATATTTGCGCTGTCTGGCGTCTTTTGGACTGAGTAAGAGGTAGGGAAGCAAGAAGAGATACATGTCGTCGTTGACATTGCTCGGGTAGTCACGCTGGGTCATCTAATCATTCTGCTGTGCACCGAGTCTGCTCCCAGAATTTCAAACCGGTCCTTGGCAGCCTCTAGGAAAATGCCTTGATGAGGACGAACCAAGAAGTGGAATTCATGAGAGAAAGTAAACGTGCCATAAAGAAGCCCGTGAGACCTCCTTCCTTAGAGTCTTTGTATGGTCAATTCTGTTTCTGCTTTGGGGGCCTCCGCAGCCGTCTCGGACACCGAGCGGCTACAGGAACTGATGACGGCAGCAGAACCGCTGTTGGGTTCAGATGCAGAACGCGCTGAACTTCTTCTTCGGGAAGCCCACACGCTGTCCCTCAGCCTTGGGGATGGACAGAATGAAGCCCGTGTCCTGACTCTTCTGGGGCTCACATACTTCTACCGTTCGCAATTTCAGACAGCGATTGATGTCCTTGAGCGGGCACGGACTCTCGCGACTTCCATGCCGGATGCGGGCATTCTGGCACGCATCCTGAACGGTCTAGGAATCTGTGCACAGTCTCTGGGCAACTACGGCACAGCTATGGAACACTTTTGGGAGAGTCAGCAGTTGGCTGCGGCGAGTGGAGACGACTTGGGGAGCGCACGAACGCTTTGCAACGTCGGGATCATCCGTACAGAACTCGGCGAATATGACTTGGCCGTCGAAGCTTTCTTGGAAGTCTCGTCATTTGGCGAGGCCACTGGAAATGTGTTGCTGCACCTGACCAGCGTCGTCAACCTGGCATTCGCCTATCAGCAGATGAAACAGGATGCTCGGGCTATAGAACTGGCCCACACCCACCTCCCCACCGTCCGCAGACTGGGACTGCGTCAACTAGAGGTCGTCTTGCAGGGAACGGTCGCACGCTCTCTGGTGAAGCTGGGCCAGTTGCAAGAGACCTTGGAACGGGTACAAGACGTCATGTCTCTGGCTGAAGAGGTGGGCAACCAGGAGGTGATCGTGAACTTGCGGCTCGCCCAGGGCCTGGCCTTCCAAAGGCTCGGCCGCTCAGAGGAAGCCCAATACGTCCTCCAGATGGCGTTGTATAAGGCCCGCCAGTACGGAATCAAACCGGACGAACGAACGATCTTGAACCATCTGAGCGAGCTGCACGCCGAGCGCCACGAGTGGCAACAAGCATACGAGTCATCACGTGCTTACCAAGTGCTCGAGCAGACGCTTCACGCCGAAGAAGTGGACCGCAAGGCCAGGATGCTTGGCGCACAGATGCAGCTTGAGCGACTGCAACAGGAAGCCGAAGTCGAGCGCCTGCGCAACGCCGAACTGTCGCAGGCCAACACCGCCCTTCAAACTGCCAAAGCGGATTTGGCCCACCGAGCCACCCATGACGCCCTGACCGGACTGGCCAACCGGGCATATTTTCAGAGTGAAGTGGAGCGGGCCCTGAGTGAGGGATCGCTGTTCGGGATTCTGTTCATCGACCTAGACCGCTTCAAGCTGGTCAACGACACCCTCGGCCACGACGTTGGTGACGAACTGCTCAAGCAAGTCGCCCGCCAGCTCACCCAAGTGGTGCGCTCAGGCGATCTGGTCGCCCGCATGGGCGGCGACGAATTCACCATCATTTTGCGCCGCCTGCGGAGTGCACAAGACGCCGAACGCGTGGCAAATAAGGTTCTCAATCAGCTGGCCCAGCCCATTCATGTGCGCGGACACACCCTGCACGTGACCGGCTCTATTGGCGTGGCTGTCGCGCCACACGACGGGCAGGACGTGACGACATTGCAGCGGCACGCCGATATCGCCATGTACCGGGCCAAAAACGAGGGCAAGAATGGCGTGCGGATCTTTCGGCCCACCATGGGTGAAGAAACCACCCAGCGGGTCGGTCTGGAGCGTGATCTGCGTCTGGCCCTGGCCCAAGACGAGCTGGTTTTGCATTATCAGGGCCAGTTCGATGCACGCAGCCAAATGCTGGTGGGCTTCGAGGCGCTGGTTCGCTGGCAACACCCCACTCAGGGGCTGCTCTCTCCGGGGAAATTCATTCAGGTGGCTGAAGAAAACGAGCTGATCGTGCCGCTCGGAGAGTGGGTGCTGCGCGAAGCCTGCCGCCAAGCGGCGCTCTGGGAGGCCAACAGCCGGGACTTTACCATGAGTGTCAACGTCAGTGCCCTGCAGTTCGAGCACTCTGGCTTGCTGAACGCTGTGCAGCAGGCCTTAGCATCTTCAGGACTTGATCCACAGCGCTTGGTGCTCGAACTCACCGAGAGTGTCGTCCTACGCAACCCTGAGGTGGCCGCTTTACAGCTGACCCGGCTCAAAGATCTGGGCATCCGGGTGGCGTTGGACGATTTCGGCACAGGACAAAGCAGCCTGAGTCTGCTGCGTACCCTGCCCATCGACGTGCTCAAGATTGACCGTTCGTTCGTGCAGGATGAGAACATCGCCGAGGGCAGCTCAGCCCGGATGCTGCTCAATGTGATGATCACCCTGGCCCACGGGTTGAACATGCTCGTCACAGGTGAGGGAGTTGAGACCCCTGAGCAGCAAGCCCTGCTTGACGAACTCGGTTGTGACAACATTCAGGGCTTTTTGCTGGGCCAACCTGGGCCGCCTGAAGACATCTGCTGGACGCCGCTGAATCACACCAACAGACACGAACATTAGTCCGCTCCTCTTGAGGGTCACATCGGTGCAGCGTGTTGTCCAACACCTCAAGCGTTCTCTGGGGACGCTCTCAACCAAGGGGCGAGGGCCACTTGGACGGCTTCTAAGATGGTCGCCTGCACCTCGGCCGGGTCTTGTACAGGGTCTTCCCCCTCGAACAGCAGATCCAGCACAGCCGTCACCGCTCCGATGAACGCTCCAGTCAGAGCCGCCGCCGAGATGGGGTCGAGGTCGGTCGGGAAGGCGGCAACGAGGTGACGGGCAATCTCGCGCTGCGCGTCAAGCTGATGTTGCAGCGCCCGGCCACGCAGGGCAGGAACCGTCCGCATCAGCCGCAGCCGCAGCGCCGCCCGGCGGCCCGTCAGATCATCGGATTCTTGGGCTGTGGTGGTCATGGCCCGCATCAAGACCTGTACCGGGCCGTCGCTGGGCTGCCGGGCCGCAATCGCGTCGATGGCTGAGCCGATTCGCGCGTCGCTTTCGGGAAACAGCAGATCTTCCTTGCTAGCAAAGTAACTGAAAATGGCCCGTTTGCTCATCTCGGCAGCGGCGGCGATGTCGTCCAGGGTGGTTGTAGTGTAGCCGTCACGCTCAAAGAGTCGTGTTGCGGCGGCGAGGATGGCCTGCCGGGTGCGCAGGCGTTTGCGTTCGCGCAGAGTCATGCGGCTCATTCTAATCACGGAGGGCATTTCTTCACTTGTTGCAAAAATGCACTTGGTGAAGTATAAAGATACATGGCCCTACCTTGCGTTCTGATTTCCGGCGCTGGCATCGCTGGCCCCACGCTGGCGTACTGGCTGGCCCGCAGCGGCTGGCAACCTACGGTGGTCGAACGCGCGGGCCGCCTGCGCTCCAGCGGCAATCCGGTGGACGTGCGCGGCGCAGCGCTGAGCGTCGCCGAGAAGATGGGCATCGTTGCGGCCCTCCGAAGCGCTTCCACATCCGTTCGGGCCATCAGCTTCTATGACCGTGCGGGCCACCGCTTCGCCCGCGTGCCCACTTCCGCTGGGCGCAGCGCCGCTGGAACGCCTGAAATGGAGATTCCCCGCAGTGATTTGGCCCGCGTCCTGTTTCAAGCCGCGAGTGACGTCACCGAATTCCTTTTTGACGACACCATCACCGCCCTCCATCAGGATGCGGGCGGTGTTGATGTCACCTTCGAGCGCCACGCTCCCCGCCGATTTGACTTGGTGATCGGCGCGGACGGTCTACACTCCGCCGTGCGTCAGCTGGCGTTTGGCCCAGACGAGCAATTCGTGCGGCACATGGGTACGTACGTCGCCACCACAGCGCTGCCAGAGCCGGTTAAATCGCCGCAGGACGTGCTGATGTACAACACTCCCGGACGGCTGGTGGCGGTTCATCCGGGCCGAGACTGCGCGATGGTCGGCTTTTTTTTCTGGCATCCCGCCGCCGCCCCTGATTGCCGGAATCCAGAGGCGGTCAAGCGGTTCGTGGCAGCGGCGTATGCGGGTGTAGGCTGGCGCGTGCCGGAGTTGCTGGCGTAGTTGTGCGCCGCGCCGGATCTGTACTTCGACGCGGTCAGCAGGGTTGAGATTCCCCGCTGGTCTCAGGGGCGCGTGGCGCTGCTCGGAGACGCCGCGTCCTGCCTGTCCCTCTTTGGCGAAGGATCGAGCTTGGCGGTGGCCGGCGCTTACGAGCTGGCACAGGCCCTGAGCGCCAGCCCACACGATCACGGCCTAGCATTTGGGCGCTACGAGGCTGCACACCGCGCCCGTGTGGCTCCAAAGCTGCGCAATTTTGGCTTGATGGCGTCGCTGCTGGTTCCGCGTTCGCGCCCCGGTCTCACAGTTCGTGATCTGGCACTCCGTGTGCTGACGCGCGGTAGGGACAAAAAGTGGTGACATTCGGAGGCGGCCCGGATTTTGAGCTGCCCGGTTCACGTCGTTGACGTCGGAGCATTCGCACGCCGATCTTCTAGACTGCCCCCTTTCATCTGCGGCTACCGTTCAGTGCTATTGCCAGCAACATGACAGCATCCCTGCATGTCAGAAACCCACTGGGCCACAGCTCGGCGCTGGGTGGCCGAAGCGCTGGGCCTCTCCGGCTTCGTGGCTTTCAGTTTAAGCGCGGCGGTACTGGCCCAGCTCGGTGTACTGCCTACACTGGCTGCCGACGCGCTGGTGCCGGGCCTGGTGATCTTGGCGCTGGTCTACGGCCTGAGCGATCTGTCCGGAGCTCACTTCAACCCCGCCGTGACGCTGGCCTTCGCGCTGCGGGGCAGCCTTCCGTGGGCGCGGGTGCCGGGATACCTGGCCGCGCAGTTCCTGGGGGCCTGCGGCGGGGTGTGGCTGGTCTCAGCCTGCGTGCCGCTCCCCAAAGCGCATGAGCTGGTCAGGCCTTGGGGAGCGTTTGGGCTGGAGACGGTCTGCACCACGCTGCTGCTGGTGATTTTGGCCACCGCCAAGCGCAAGGCGGAAGTCGGCTCTCAGGCGGGTTTGGTGATCGCCGGAACGCTGGGGTTGTGCTTGTTCACAGCGGGCAGCGTCTCCACCATCGGCGTTAATCCCACGCGCACGCTGGCCGCCGCGCTGTTCAGCGGCACGGTGCTGGCATCTTGGCCGCATCTGCTGGGGCCGTTTGCGGGCGGCACGCTAGCCACAGGGCTGACCTATCTGCTGCGCGGCCCACTCAACCAGCAGGAAGCCGAGACGGCCAAAGGGCAAGCAGAAGCGGGAGAGGGGTCATCCAGTTAGATTTTCGTGCCTCAGTTTGCCTGCGTAAGAGCCGTCTGGGAAGAAAGTCCGCGAGTATTTGCGGCAGATCAGGAACCGCTCTAAGCGCGGGGTTTGCTGATCTGCCGCCGATTTCCATAATAGAAACTGCCGGGAAGCTTAAGGCCCCGGCAGTTTCTTCTAAGTGGAAAGCGAATTTTCTTTGCTGTGCAGGAGAGCTGGCCGGTCTTTGTCGAGGCAGCGGAGAGTATCGTCTCCGCTCTCAGGCTCTAGCGGGTCTGTTCGCCGCCCTGCGC
Encoded here:
- a CDS encoding EAL domain-containing protein — translated: MVNSVSALGASAAVSDTERLQELMTAAEPLLGSDAERAELLLREAHTLSLSLGDGQNEARVLTLLGLTYFYRSQFQTAIDVLERARTLATSMPDAGILARILNGLGICAQSLGNYGTAMEHFWESQQLAAASGDDLGSARTLCNVGIIRTELGEYDLAVEAFLEVSSFGEATGNVLLHLTSVVNLAFAYQQMKQDARAIELAHTHLPTVRRLGLRQLEVVLQGTVARSLVKLGQLQETLERVQDVMSLAEEVGNQEVIVNLRLAQGLAFQRLGRSEEAQYVLQMALYKARQYGIKPDERTILNHLSELHAERHEWQQAYESSRAYQVLEQTLHAEEVDRKARMLGAQMQLERLQQEAEVERLRNAELSQANTALQTAKADLAHRATHDALTGLANRAYFQSEVERALSEGSLFGILFIDLDRFKLVNDTLGHDVGDELLKQVARQLTQVVRSGDLVARMGGDEFTIILRRLRSAQDAERVANKVLNQLAQPIHVRGHTLHVTGSIGVAVAPHDGQDVTTLQRHADIAMYRAKNEGKNGVRIFRPTMGEETTQRVGLERDLRLALAQDELVLHYQGQFDARSQMLVGFEALVRWQHPTQGLLSPGKFIQVAEENELIVPLGEWVLREACRQAALWEANSRDFTMSVNVSALQFEHSGLLNAVQQALASSGLDPQRLVLELTESVVLRNPEVAALQLTRLKDLGIRVALDDFGTGQSSLSLLRTLPIDVLKIDRSFVQDENIAEGSSARMLLNVMITLAHGLNMLVTGEGVETPEQQALLDELGCDNIQGFLLGQPGPPEDICWTPLNHTNRHEH
- a CDS encoding TetR/AcrR family transcriptional regulator, whose protein sequence is MTLRERKRLRTRQAILAAATRLFERDGYTTTTLDDIAAAAEMSKRAIFSYFASKEDLLFPESDARIGSAIDAIAARQPSDGPVQVLMRAMTTTAQESDDLTGRRAALRLRLMRTVPALRGRALQHQLDAQREIARHLVAAFPTDLDPISAAALTGAFIGAVTAVLDLLFEGEDPVQDPAEVQATILEAVQVALAPWLRASPENA
- a CDS encoding FAD-dependent monooxygenase, which gives rise to MALPCVLISGAGIAGPTLAYWLARSGWQPTVVERAGRLRSSGNPVDVRGAALSVAEKMGIVAALRSASTSVRAISFYDRAGHRFARVPTSAGRSAAGTPEMEIPRSDLARVLFQAASDVTEFLFDDTITALHQDAGGVDVTFERHAPRRFDLVIGADGLHSAVRQLAFGPDEQFVRHMGTYVATTALPEPVKSPQDVLMYNTPGRLVAVHPGRDCAMVGFFFWHPAAAPDCRNPEAVKRFVAAAYAGVGWRVPELLA
- a CDS encoding MIP/aquaporin family protein, whose translation is MSETHWATARRWVAEALGLSGFVAFSLSAAVLAQLGVLPTLAADALVPGLVILALVYGLSDLSGAHFNPAVTLAFALRGSLPWARVPGYLAAQFLGACGGVWLVSACVPLPKAHELVRPWGAFGLETVCTTLLLVILATAKRKAEVGSQAGLVIAGTLGLCLFTAGSVSTIGVNPTRTLAAALFSGTVLASWPHLLGPFAGGTLATGLTYLLRGPLNQQEAETAKGQAEAGEGSSS